The following proteins are co-located in the Trichormus variabilis 0441 genome:
- a CDS encoding 2-succinylbenzoate--CoA ligase, giving the protein MEQPLAYLNRLTSHDWLIGYDSREFHQKATELYLQLSQLSTPETSPKIILAEREPVNFLASFIAACAANCQVFLCNPDWGEQEWHQVFNLVQPDIILGLETKDKSTQTSTTTTHYPIPNSHSPLIMIPTGGSSGQIKFAIHTWETLTASVQGFREYFHIKQVNSYCILPLYHVSGLMQFMRSFTTDGKLVIQPFKSLESSQISPIKPTEFFISLVPTQLQRLLQNLELTTWLSQFNTVLLGGAPAWDELLEKAKFHNIRLAPTYGMTETASQIATLKPDDFLNGKINSGQILPHAQVTICNQQGEVLPANHIGNITIQAQSLSLGYYPQLVENQNYFQVDDLGFLDGQGYLNIVGRNSDKIITGGENIYPIEIESAIRATQMVADVCVIGIPDQQWGQALTAIYIPKDTNTSVSEIKTAISHQLSRFKIPKHWISLDTLPRNPQGKISRQQLQQIALLKTETK; this is encoded by the coding sequence ATGGAACAACCCCTAGCCTATCTGAATCGCCTCACTTCCCATGATTGGCTGATTGGTTATGACAGCCGAGAGTTTCACCAAAAAGCCACAGAACTGTACTTACAACTGAGTCAATTATCAACGCCAGAAACATCACCAAAAATTATCCTAGCCGAACGTGAACCAGTAAACTTTCTCGCTAGTTTTATCGCCGCCTGTGCTGCTAATTGCCAAGTTTTTCTCTGTAACCCAGATTGGGGTGAACAAGAATGGCATCAAGTATTTAATTTAGTACAACCCGATATTATTTTAGGCTTAGAAACTAAGGACAAATCAACTCAAACCTCAACAACTACTACCCACTATCCAATCCCCAATTCCCACTCCCCACTCATCATGATTCCCACCGGTGGTTCATCGGGACAAATTAAATTTGCCATTCACACTTGGGAAACCCTCACGGCTTCAGTGCAGGGATTTAGAGAATATTTTCACATCAAACAAGTTAATTCATATTGTATTTTACCTCTATATCATGTCAGTGGTTTAATGCAGTTTATGCGTTCTTTTACCACAGACGGAAAGTTAGTAATTCAACCATTTAAATCATTAGAAAGCAGTCAAATATCCCCAATCAAACCTACAGAATTTTTCATATCTTTAGTCCCGACACAATTACAACGCCTACTACAAAACTTAGAATTAACTACATGGTTATCCCAATTCAACACCGTACTTTTAGGTGGTGCGCCAGCTTGGGATGAACTATTAGAAAAAGCCAAATTCCATAACATTCGATTAGCACCAACCTATGGAATGACAGAAACCGCCTCCCAAATTGCCACCCTCAAACCAGATGATTTTTTGAATGGTAAAATTAACAGTGGTCAAATTCTTCCCCATGCCCAAGTGACAATTTGTAATCAACAAGGGGAAGTTCTACCAGCAAATCACATAGGAAATATTACAATTCAAGCTCAATCTTTATCCCTTGGTTATTATCCTCAACTTGTGGAGAACCAAAATTATTTCCAAGTAGATGATTTAGGTTTTTTAGATGGACAAGGTTATCTAAACATTGTCGGCAGAAACAGCGACAAAATCATCACAGGTGGAGAAAACATCTACCCGATAGAAATAGAATCAGCCATCCGCGCCACACAAATGGTAGCTGATGTTTGCGTAATTGGTATACCAGATCAGCAATGGGGACAAGCATTAACAGCAATTTATATTCCTAAAGACACCAATACATCTGTCAGTGAAATTAAAACTGCCATCTCCCATCAACTCAGCCGATTTAAAATCCCCAAACATTGGATATCATTAGATACCTTACCCCGCAACCCTCAAGGTAAAATCAGTCGCCAACAACTACAACAAATAGCCCTGTTAAAAACAGAAACCAAGTAA
- a CDS encoding UDP-N-acetylmuramoyl-tripeptide--D-alanyl-D-alanine ligase translates to MSWSVTLNQLIEVLLARPFNISEAALAQVSSGIQTDTRIIKPGEVFLAFRGEKFDGHEFVQTAIANGAIAAIVDDDYENPGFPVLQVSNTLEAYQKLGRWWRDRFDIPVIGVTGSVGKTTTKELIAAVLGTKGNIHKTYGNFNNEIGVPKTLLELNAEHDYAVIEMAMRGRGQIAELTQIANPTIGVITNVGTAHIELLGSEEAIAEAKCELLAEMPKDSVAILNHDNPLLMATAGKFWSGEVLTYGLSGGDIQGSLVDNAIVEVAGLRLPLPLPGRHNATNYLAALAVAKVLGIEWSSLQAGVSVNMPTGRSQRFSLPNDVLILDETYNAAPEAMLAALQLLADTPGKRKIAVLGAMKELGERSAQLHQRVGETVRNLKLDGLLVLVDGEDAEAIAKSAEGIPSECFATHADLVARLTTFVQGGDRVLFKAAHSVGLDRVVSQLRAEFSG, encoded by the coding sequence ATGTCTTGGTCTGTTACTTTAAATCAACTAATAGAAGTTCTTTTAGCTCGTCCTTTCAATATATCGGAAGCGGCGTTAGCACAAGTTAGTAGCGGTATCCAAACAGATACGCGGATTATCAAGCCAGGGGAAGTTTTTCTGGCTTTTCGGGGAGAAAAGTTTGATGGACATGAGTTTGTCCAGACAGCGATCGCTAATGGTGCGATCGCGGCTATTGTTGATGATGATTACGAGAATCCTGGATTCCCTGTCTTACAAGTCAGCAATACCCTAGAGGCTTATCAAAAACTGGGTAGATGGTGGCGCGATCGCTTCGATATCCCAGTGATTGGGGTGACGGGTTCGGTAGGGAAAACTACTACAAAAGAATTGATCGCCGCAGTGTTGGGGACGAAAGGTAATATCCACAAGACTTATGGCAATTTCAACAACGAAATCGGTGTCCCGAAAACCCTTCTAGAACTGAACGCTGAACACGATTACGCTGTGATTGAAATGGCTATGCGGGGTAGGGGACAAATTGCCGAACTCACCCAAATAGCCAATCCCACAATTGGGGTGATTACCAACGTCGGAACAGCACATATTGAGTTATTGGGTTCAGAAGAGGCGATCGCTGAGGCAAAATGTGAGTTATTAGCCGAAATGCCCAAGGATAGTGTGGCGATTCTTAACCATGACAATCCGTTGTTGATGGCGACAGCAGGAAAATTTTGGTCAGGGGAAGTATTAACTTATGGTTTATCTGGTGGGGATATTCAAGGTTCTCTAGTTGATAATGCCATTGTGGAAGTGGCTGGATTACGTCTACCTTTACCTTTGCCCGGTCGTCATAATGCCACCAATTACTTAGCAGCTTTGGCAGTGGCAAAGGTATTAGGGATTGAATGGTCGAGCTTGCAAGCTGGTGTGAGCGTGAATATGCCGACTGGGCGATCACAGCGTTTTAGTTTGCCCAATGATGTATTAATATTAGATGAGACTTATAATGCTGCACCAGAAGCTATGTTAGCAGCGTTGCAATTATTAGCCGATACACCAGGAAAACGGAAAATTGCGGTGTTGGGGGCGATGAAAGAATTAGGCGAGCGATCAGCACAGTTACACCAACGGGTAGGGGAAACAGTCCGTAACTTAAAATTAGATGGTTTGTTGGTGCTAGTTGATGGGGAAGATGCGGAAGCGATCGCCAAAAGTGCTGAGGGAATCCCATCTGAGTGTTTTGCTACCCATGCTGATTTAGTTGCGAGATTGACTACGTTTGTGCAGGGGGGCGATCGTGTGTTGTTTAAGGCGGCTCATTCTGTGGGATTGGATCGGGTGGTGAGTCAGTTGCGGGCTGAGTTTTCTGGTTAG
- a CDS encoding tellurite resistance TerB family protein, producing MNLLDTFLGRENQAPEVLSSTEAFVAIILLATALDGYLSYEQERSISCELSRSKPLRNYSTEAIAQLCDKTLMILRRDGFNALFNLAKESLSLELREVAFAVASDLVLSENHVTEEETNFLKDLYQALGISPDIAIRILQTMSLKNQI from the coding sequence ATGAATTTATTAGACACCTTCCTGGGCAGAGAAAACCAAGCCCCAGAAGTACTCAGTTCCACAGAAGCTTTTGTTGCTATTATTTTATTGGCAACAGCGTTAGATGGTTATTTATCCTATGAACAAGAGCGTTCTATCTCTTGTGAACTGTCTCGCTCAAAGCCTTTAAGAAACTACTCCACGGAAGCGATCGCCCAGTTGTGTGACAAAACCTTGATGATTCTCCGGCGAGACGGTTTTAATGCCTTATTTAATTTGGCTAAAGAATCTTTATCTCTAGAGTTACGAGAAGTAGCTTTTGCCGTAGCCAGTGATTTGGTTTTGAGTGAAAATCATGTTACTGAAGAAGAAACAAACTTTTTAAAAGATTTATATCAAGCTTTGGGTATTTCCCCTGATATAGCAATACGAATTTTACAAACGATGTCACTCAAAAACCAAATTTAA
- the rfbB gene encoding dTDP-glucose 4,6-dehydratase, which yields MIQNDTELLTTSGAAVPILITGGAGFIGSNFVHHWYEQYPGDRIIVLDALTYAGNRQNLADIEGKANLRFVKGDIGDRALIDQLLEEEKIQAIAHFAAESHVDRSIVAPDAFIQTNVVGTFTLLEAFRHHWTKQGKPANYRFLHVSTDEVYGSLELDDPAFTETTPYAPNSPYSASKAGSDHLARAYYHTYGLPTLITNCSNNYGPYHFPEKLIPLICLNILLGKPLPIYGDGLNIRDWLYVEDHCRALDIVIHQGKPGETYNIGGNNEIKNIDLVQMICELMDELAPDLPVSPASKLITFVKDRPGHDRRYAIDATKIKTELGWEPQQTISTGLRHTIQWYLTHRHWWEALLPKE from the coding sequence ATGATACAAAATGATACAGAACTATTGACAACATCTGGTGCGGCTGTACCTATTCTGATTACGGGTGGTGCAGGCTTTATTGGCTCCAATTTCGTCCATCATTGGTATGAACAGTACCCAGGCGATCGCATAATTGTTTTGGATGCGCTCACCTATGCAGGGAATCGCCAAAATTTAGCAGATATAGAAGGAAAAGCAAATTTAAGATTTGTCAAGGGAGATATAGGTGATCGCGCTCTCATTGATCAGCTACTAGAGGAAGAAAAGATTCAGGCGATCGCCCACTTTGCAGCTGAATCTCACGTTGATCGCTCAATTGTCGCGCCAGATGCTTTCATTCAGACCAATGTTGTAGGTACATTTACTTTATTAGAAGCCTTTCGCCATCACTGGACAAAACAAGGCAAACCTGCTAACTACCGCTTTCTCCACGTCTCTACAGATGAAGTTTACGGCAGCCTTGAACTAGATGATCCAGCTTTTACAGAAACAACTCCTTACGCCCCCAACAGTCCCTATTCCGCCTCTAAAGCAGGTAGTGATCATCTAGCACGAGCTTATTACCACACCTACGGTTTACCAACCTTAATTACAAATTGCTCCAATAACTACGGCCCCTATCACTTCCCCGAAAAATTAATTCCCCTAATATGCCTCAATATTCTCTTAGGTAAACCTCTACCTATCTATGGAGATGGGTTAAATATCCGTGATTGGTTATATGTTGAAGACCATTGTCGTGCTTTAGATATTGTCATTCATCAGGGTAAACCAGGAGAAACCTACAACATTGGCGGTAATAACGAAATCAAAAACATTGACCTTGTTCAGATGATCTGTGAGTTAATGGACGAATTAGCCCCTGATTTACCCGTCTCTCCCGCCAGTAAACTCATTACCTTCGTCAAAGACCGCCCCGGACACGATCGCCGTTATGCGATCGATGCGACAAAAATCAAAACAGAATTAGGTTGGGAACCCCAACAAACAATCTCGACTGGATTACGCCACACCATCCAGTGGTATCTAACTCATCGCCATTGGTGGGAAGCACTTTTACCAAAGGAGTAG
- a CDS encoding alpha/beta fold hydrolase, giving the protein MFTNFEQTIVDTTAAQINLVKGGQGAPLLLLHGYPQTHVMWHKIAPLLAENFTVVATDLRGYGDSSTPTSTPNHINYSKRVMAQDQVEVMSKLGYEEFYVVGHDRGARVAHRLALDYPHRVKKLALLDIAPTHKMYRTTDQEFATAYYHWFFLIQPDNLPETLIGANPEYYLRNCLEKWGKDFSAFHPQRLFIK; this is encoded by the coding sequence ATGTTCACCAACTTTGAACAAACCATAGTTGATACAACAGCAGCTCAAATCAATCTAGTCAAAGGAGGTCAAGGCGCGCCACTACTTTTATTACATGGCTATCCTCAAACCCATGTCATGTGGCATAAGATAGCACCTCTCTTAGCTGAAAACTTCACCGTAGTCGCCACAGATTTAAGAGGATACGGTGACAGTTCCACACCCACCAGTACACCCAATCACATCAATTATTCCAAAAGGGTGATGGCGCAAGATCAAGTCGAGGTCATGTCAAAGCTAGGATACGAAGAATTTTATGTCGTCGGCCATGACCGAGGAGCGCGAGTTGCTCATCGTCTGGCGTTAGATTATCCTCATCGTGTCAAAAAACTAGCCTTACTAGATATTGCACCCACCCATAAAATGTACAGGACAACCGATCAAGAATTTGCCACAGCTTATTATCATTGGTTCTTTTTGATTCAACCCGATAATTTACCAGAAACCTTAATCGGAGCTAATCCCGAATATTATCTACGCAACTGTTTAGAAAAATGGGGTAAAGATTTTTCAGCTTTTCATCCTCAGAGGCTATTTATAAAGTAA
- a CDS encoding IS5-like element ISAva7 family transposase (programmed frameshift) — protein sequence MGRKSYPTDLTDMEWEILAPLIPPAKEGGHPRTTDMREICNAIYYHLKTGCQWNMLPGDFPPSSTVYSYYRKWQRKGVWEKLNHTLRGQVRTKLGKSTQPTAIAADSQSVKTDPKKGEVYGFDGCKKVKGRKRQTLVDSLGLLLKVVVSEANAPERVLAAYALMELLEERPELLEKVQVMWVDSGYDGDKFALSVWLMIQAHVEVIRRTEQEFRILPKRWVVERTFGWLNQYHRLSKDYEHLPEMSEAAIYAVMTRIMLRRLVS from the exons ATGGGACGAAAGTCTTACCCCACAGACTTAACTGATATGGAGTGGGAAATTCTGGCTCCATTGATTCCACCAGCCAAAGAAGGAGGGCATCCACGCACAACGGATATGCGTGAGATATGCAATGCTATCTACTATCACTTGAAAACGGGATGCCAATGGAATATGCTTCCGGGGGACTTTCCACCCAGTTCAACTGTTTACAGTTACTACCGCAAATGGCAGCGCAAAGGAGTCTGGGAAAAATTAAACCATACACTGCGCGGACAAGTTCGCACAAAACTAGGCAAATCAACGCAACCCACAGCGATCGCCGCAGACAGTCAGTCGGTCAAAACTGACC CAAAAAAAGGGGAAGTGTACGGTTTTGACGGGTGTAAAAAGGTAAAAGGAAGAAAGCGGCAGACTCTAGTTGATAGCCTGGGACTGTTGTTGAAAGTTGTTGTCAGTGAAGCCAATGCGCCGGAACGGGTACTTGCTGCCTACGCATTAATGGAACTTTTAGAGGAGCGTCCGGAATTACTGGAAAAAGTTCAAGTCATGTGGGTTGATTCCGGTTACGACGGCGATAAATTTGCTCTTTCAGTTTGGTTGATGATCCAAGCACATGTTGAAGTCATACGGCGTACTGAGCAAGAATTCCGGATTTTGCCCAAACGTTGGGTAGTCGAAAGAACATTTGGCTGGTTGAACCAATATCATCGTCTCAGTAAGGATTATGAGCATCTTCCAGAGATGAGCGAAGCAGCTATATATGCTGTAATGACTAGGATTATGCTACGTCGTCTTGTATCCTAA
- a CDS encoding alpha/beta fold hydrolase codes for MLWGEKGIIERKYNVLETWQERAIDVQGQSLPCGHFLPEEAPEETYQAIYKFLTHHLSDHSNGDRSSSS; via the coding sequence GTGCTGTGGGGTGAAAAAGGAATTATTGAACGCAAATACAATGTTTTAGAAACGTGGCAAGAACGAGCCATTGATGTGCAAGGTCAGTCTCTACCTTGTGGTCATTTTCTACCTGAAGAAGCACCAGAAGAGACTTATCAGGCTATTTATAAGTTTTTAACTCACCATCTCTCAGATCATTCCAATGGCGATCGCTCTAGTAGTAGTTAG
- a CDS encoding DUF2997 domain-containing protein, which produces METLEFIIYPDGRVQETVTGIVGASCAEVTAAIEAQLGQVLTHQPTSEFFATQVQESSVANTQTTYSDW; this is translated from the coding sequence ATGGAAACATTAGAATTTATCATCTATCCAGACGGTCGAGTACAAGAAACGGTCACTGGCATTGTAGGGGCTTCCTGTGCTGAGGTTACAGCAGCAATAGAAGCACAACTAGGGCAAGTACTTACTCATCAGCCAACCTCAGAATTTTTCGCCACCCAGGTTCAAGAATCTAGCGTGGCAAATACGCAAACTACTTACAGCGATTGGTAA
- a CDS encoding DUF1257 domain-containing protein, protein MSHFSQIKTQIRNLESLQEALTDLGIDWKPGPQEVRGYRGQTHPAEITIEQENGYDIGFRWNGKEYELVADLQYWQQNLSVDGFLRQVTQRYAYQTVVKETARVGFQVSEQQKNEDGSIRLVVQRWSA, encoded by the coding sequence ATGTCACACTTTAGCCAAATTAAGACTCAGATCCGTAACCTCGAATCTTTACAAGAAGCGCTCACCGATTTGGGCATAGACTGGAAACCAGGCCCACAAGAAGTACGCGGCTATCGCGGTCAAACCCATCCTGCGGAAATCACCATTGAGCAGGAAAATGGCTATGATATCGGCTTTAGATGGAATGGCAAAGAATATGAACTAGTGGCAGACCTACAATATTGGCAACAAAACCTGTCAGTTGATGGTTTCTTACGCCAAGTTACCCAACGTTATGCTTACCAAACAGTAGTGAAAGAAACTGCTCGTGTAGGCTTCCAGGTCTCCGAACAGCAAAAAAATGAAGATGGTTCGATTCGCCTAGTTGTACAGCGCTGGAGTGCGTAA
- a CDS encoding ferredoxin, giving the protein MADFLPSPEQEDNRSGFEPELGGFLRDAPERSGFEPELGGILRQKGVYVDEITCIGCKHCAHVARNTFYIEPDYGRSRVIRQDGDAEEVIQEAIDTCPVDCIHWVDYTELKNLEEDRKFQVIPVVGYPVDHAVATTEKRRKKQKSKNKKSRY; this is encoded by the coding sequence ATGGCTGATTTTCTGCCGTCGCCAGAACAAGAAGACAATCGTTCCGGTTTTGAGCCAGAACTAGGGGGTTTTTTGCGGGATGCCCCAGAACGTTCTGGTTTTGAACCAGAATTGGGCGGAATACTGCGGCAAAAAGGTGTTTATGTTGACGAAATCACCTGTATTGGTTGCAAGCATTGCGCTCATGTGGCGCGGAACACATTCTACATTGAGCCTGATTATGGGCGATCGCGTGTAATTCGTCAAGATGGGGACGCGGAAGAAGTTATTCAAGAAGCAATCGATACTTGTCCGGTTGATTGTATTCATTGGGTTGATTACACCGAACTCAAAAATTTAGAAGAAGACCGTAAATTCCAGGTAATTCCTGTTGTTGGCTACCCAGTAGACCATGCAGTGGCAACTACCGAAAAGCGGCGGAAAAAGCAAAAGTCAAAAAATAAAAAATCCCGTTATTAA
- a CDS encoding YiaA/YiaB family inner membrane protein — translation MQTIGPQKDSAAWVIQTWAAFVLSISMTSFGIANLPVDNWVKGFMSMGLAFSVGSTFTLAKTTRDLHEARRLAARIDEAKVEKLLSQHDPLNLK, via the coding sequence ATGCAAACTATTGGGCCTCAGAAAGATAGTGCGGCTTGGGTTATTCAAACATGGGCTGCTTTTGTGCTTTCTATTTCTATGACTAGTTTTGGAATTGCGAATTTACCTGTAGATAACTGGGTAAAAGGCTTTATGAGTATGGGTTTGGCTTTTTCTGTTGGTTCAACTTTTACTCTAGCTAAAACCACTAGAGATTTGCATGAAGCCAGAAGATTAGCTGCGCGCATTGATGAAGCAAAAGTAGAAAAGTTGTTGTCACAACATGATCCTTTGAACCTTAAATAA
- a CDS encoding DUF4335 domain-containing protein yields MPLSNSVIRRYTPPTCTLEVLAQSSPLSRWMGKPVLRHLTFELRFDDPQLPEENRVPIRGDRDQLEALCDAVTTYVQQFLQQPPDSFRFNVSELEDSTKVSTEELTDFHQASLLSKTTKSFIPQIPGTKIYLEPGDYLTHNLFLGSLANQASGYVIQLSLLQLFDLATALDEYSTDVMALPSLNNTSSVVRFPAWASVAAVLVLALGLTPLTWQYANNTKQKEQQTATNSNPNDEQIALQPTLPNFPAPQSELAPANNSSSLPLGSAPPPPPNTGLPTTPLISPNTSFPANSALPPNSVTSKQPLNIPQTNIPPISGNAGGITPPGQQVAIQPNPSGGINSAGITLKRNLPPRLSTSTGNIASGIPPVPPPLATIPNNAIPQAYSPVTSQATRSRVNTSPELADTSSLIDGSRSEPKTASSGDIATSNTGTLFDTPQVAEAREFFKKRWQPPSGFAQTLEYSVMLGVDGSIERILPLGKAARDYVDLVGMPAIGEPFVSANRSGQMTRIRVLLSPDGKVQTFPETE; encoded by the coding sequence ATGCCTCTATCTAATTCTGTCATTCGCCGCTACACACCACCTACTTGTACGCTAGAAGTATTGGCGCAAAGCTCCCCTTTGTCACGTTGGATGGGCAAACCAGTACTTAGGCACTTAACCTTTGAGTTGCGCTTTGATGACCCGCAATTGCCCGAAGAAAACAGAGTACCAATTCGAGGCGATCGCGACCAACTTGAAGCTTTATGTGATGCTGTCACCACTTACGTACAACAATTTCTCCAACAGCCACCAGATAGTTTTCGTTTTAATGTCTCTGAACTGGAAGATTCAACTAAAGTATCTACTGAAGAATTAACAGATTTTCATCAAGCTTCACTCTTATCTAAAACCACAAAATCTTTTATACCCCAAATACCAGGGACAAAAATCTATTTAGAACCGGGCGATTATTTAACACACAATTTATTTCTTGGTTCCTTAGCTAATCAAGCATCTGGCTATGTTATTCAACTAAGTTTGTTGCAACTGTTCGATCTCGCAACAGCGTTAGATGAATATTCGACAGATGTAATGGCATTACCATCTCTCAATAACACTAGTTCCGTGGTACGGTTCCCGGCTTGGGCTTCTGTTGCTGCCGTATTAGTATTAGCTTTAGGTTTAACGCCTTTAACTTGGCAATATGCTAATAACACCAAACAAAAAGAGCAGCAGACAGCAACAAACAGCAATCCCAACGATGAACAAATAGCTTTACAACCAACCCTACCTAATTTTCCCGCACCTCAATCTGAACTAGCCCCTGCTAATAATTCATCGTCCTTGCCTTTAGGTTCGGCTCCGCCACCTCCTCCCAATACTGGTTTACCGACAACTCCCCTCATATCTCCTAATACCAGTTTCCCAGCTAATTCTGCTTTACCTCCCAACTCTGTAACTTCAAAACAACCATTAAATATACCTCAGACAAACATTCCACCAATCTCAGGCAATGCAGGAGGTATTACTCCACCAGGGCAACAAGTGGCTATTCAACCAAATCCCTCAGGGGGTATTAACTCAGCAGGGATTACTCTCAAGCGGAATTTGCCCCCCAGATTATCCACCTCTACAGGTAATATTGCCTCTGGTATTCCACCGGTACCACCACCACTGGCTACCATACCTAACAATGCAATTCCTCAGGCCTACTCACCAGTAACCTCACAAGCCACAAGAAGTAGAGTCAATACTTCTCCAGAGTTGGCTGACACTAGCTCATTAATAGATGGTTCGAGAAGTGAACCCAAGACAGCTTCGTCTGGTGACATTGCTACGAGTAACACTGGCACACTGTTTGATACACCACAGGTAGCAGAAGCTAGGGAGTTTTTCAAAAAGCGTTGGCAACCACCCTCAGGATTTGCACAAACCTTGGAGTATAGCGTCATGCTGGGGGTAGATGGCTCAATTGAGCGGATTTTACCTTTAGGCAAGGCAGCTAGAGATTATGTTGATTTAGTTGGAATGCCTGCTATCGGAGAACCCTTTGTTTCTGCTAATCGCTCTGGGCAAATGACAAGAATTCGGGTTCTTCTCAGCCCAGATGGTAAAGTACAAACCTTCCCAGAGACTGAATAG